One window from the genome of Myripristis murdjan chromosome 6, fMyrMur1.1, whole genome shotgun sequence encodes:
- the ric8a gene encoding chaperone Ric-8A isoform X3: MKMDLNAIIEQMETGDQDAALVALQTYNKEKNQCFTFSKEEESDRERLGELVLGFLNKELQPSCQLACLETTRILSRDKHCVNPFITRSAMATLARYAGIMVHTDTPAPSQPEDGQGIGTSEGEEQGGESQETAKGVTEVVKEAPPPSENPDLEVIVEALKSICNILLHNETGQVVAAELQLMKGVAERLKQSHDPTWNHEVRFFDLRLTFLLTALRVDVRAQLAQELHGISILGNQLDATLGLCWPDTLETSRVGSEGVPPEDLPPLSRQQTERAMEILKTLFNITFDTARRKVDEEDAAEYRHLGAILRHCLMSHADGEERTEEFHSHTVNLLGNLPLPCLDVLLLPKVQQGSIEYMGVNMDAVNMLLEFMEKRLDRGNKLKETLLPSLNLLTESARIHRETRKFLRSKVLPPLRDVKNRPEVGNALRNKLVRLMTHIDTDVKNCAAEFLFVLCKESVSRFIKYTGYGNAAGLLAARGLLRGGRDSGIYSEDEDSETEEYREAKAHINPVTGVVEEEQPNPMEGMTEEQKEYEAMKLVNMFDKLSRNNVIQPMQLGMDGKMREINPEDLHKLTHNPAAQPENPPQPDSEDEAQ, translated from the exons CGTCTGGGGGAGTTAGTGCTTGGCTTCCTGAACAAGGAGTTGCAGCCTTCCTGTCAGCTGGCCTGTCTAGAAACCACTCGCATCCTCTCTCGAGACAAACACTGCGTGAATCCCTTCATCACCCGGTCTGCCATGGCCACCCTTGCCCGCTATGCTGGCATCATGGTTCATACTGACACACCCGCCCCCAGCCAGCCAGAGGATGGCCAAGGTATTGGAACATCAGAAG GTGAGgaacagggaggagagagccAGGAAACGGCAAAAGGAGTGACCGAAGTGGTGAAAGAAGCCCCACCTCCCTCAGAAAACCCTGACCTCGAAGTAATTGTAGAGGCTCTGAAATCCATCTGTAACATCCTGCTACACAATGAGACGGGGCAG GTGGTAGCGGCCGAGCTGCAGTTGATGAAGGGTGTGGCAGAGAGGCTGAAGCAGTCTCATGACCCTACCTGGAACCATGAG GTACGTTTCTTTGACTTGCGACTCACTTTCCTGCTGACAGCCTTGAGAGTGGATGTCAGGGCACAGCTGGCCCAAGAGCTCCACGGCATTAGTATCCTAG GGAACCAGCTAGATGCCACGCTGGGTCTGTGTTGGCCGGACACCTTGGAGACATCCAGGGTTGGTTCAGAGGGCGTCCCACCTGAAGATCTACCTCCCCTCAGCCGCCAGCAGACAGAACGAGCCATGGAAATACTGAAAACGCTGTTCAATATTACATTTGACACAGCAAGACGCAAAGTCGACGAG gAGGACGCAGCAGAGTACAGACATTTGGGAGCCATTCTGAGACACTGTCTAATGAGCCATGCAGATGGAGAGGAACGTACTGAGGAGTTTCATAG CCATACAGTGAACCTGCTAGGTAacctccccctcccctgttTGGATGTCCTGTTGTTGCCCAAAGTCCAACAAGGCTCCATTGAGTACATGGGGGTCAACATGGACGCTGTTAACATGTTGCTGGAATTCATGGAAAAAAGACTTGATCGG GGTAATAAGCTGAAGGAGACCCTTCTCCCATCCCTCAACTTGTTGACTGAGAGTGCCCGGATCCATCGAGAGACCAGAAAGTTCCTCAGGTCGAAG GTCCTGCCCCCACTTCGTGATGTGAAGAACCGACCAGAGGTCGGCAACGCCCTGAGGAACAAACTAGTTCGCCTGATGACACACATCGACACAGATGTCAAGAACTGTGCGGCTGAATTCCTCTTTGTTCTATGCAAAGAAAGCG TTTCCAGGTTCATTAAGTACACTGGTTATGGTAATgctgctggcctgctggctGCCAGAGGACTGCTGAGGGGGGGCAGAGACTCCGGGATCTACTCTGAAGATGAAGACTCAGAGACCGAGGAGTACAGAGAGGCCAAGGCCCA tATAAACCCAGTAACAGGAGTTGTAGAAGAGGAGCAGCCTAACCCCATGGAGGGAAtgacagaggaacagaaagaaTATGAGGCCATGAAGCTGGTCAACATGTTTGACAAACTGTCAAG GAATAATGTGATCCAGCCAATGCAGCTTGGTATGGATGGCAAGATGAGGGAGATTAACCCAGAGGACTTGCATAAACTGACCCACAATCCCGCCGCCCAGCCCGAAAACCCACCACAACCAGACAGTGAAGACGAGGCTCAGTAA
- the ric8a gene encoding chaperone Ric-8A isoform X4: MKMDLNAIIEQMETGDQDAALVALQTYNKEKNQCFTFSKEEESDRERLGELVLGFLNKELQPSCQLACLETTRILSRDKHCVNPFITRSAMATLARYAGIMVHTDTPAPSQPEDGQGEEQGGESQETAKGVTEVVKEAPPPSENPDLEVIVEALKSICNILLHNETGQVVAAELQLMKGVAERLKQSHDPTWNHEVRFFDLRLTFLLTALRVDVRAQLAQELHGISILGNQLDATLGLCWPDTLETSRVGSEGVPPEDLPPLSRQQTERAMEILKTLFNITFDTARRKVDEEDAAEYRHLGAILRHCLMSHADGEERTEEFHSHTVNLLGNLPLPCLDVLLLPKVQQGSIEYMGVNMDAVNMLLEFMEKRLDRGNKLKETLLPSLNLLTESARIHRETRKFLRSKVLPPLRDVKNRPEVGNALRNKLVRLMTHIDTDVKNCAAEFLFVLCKESVSRFIKYTGYGNAAGLLAARGLLRGGRDSGIYSEDEDSETEEYREAKAHINPVTGVVEEEQPNPMEGMTEEQKEYEAMKLVNMFDKLSRNNVIQPMQLGMDGKMREINPEDLHKLTHNPAAQPENPPQPDSEDEAQ, from the exons CGTCTGGGGGAGTTAGTGCTTGGCTTCCTGAACAAGGAGTTGCAGCCTTCCTGTCAGCTGGCCTGTCTAGAAACCACTCGCATCCTCTCTCGAGACAAACACTGCGTGAATCCCTTCATCACCCGGTCTGCCATGGCCACCCTTGCCCGCTATGCTGGCATCATGGTTCATACTGACACACCCGCCCCCAGCCAGCCAGAGGATGGCCAAG GTGAGgaacagggaggagagagccAGGAAACGGCAAAAGGAGTGACCGAAGTGGTGAAAGAAGCCCCACCTCCCTCAGAAAACCCTGACCTCGAAGTAATTGTAGAGGCTCTGAAATCCATCTGTAACATCCTGCTACACAATGAGACGGGGCAG GTGGTAGCGGCCGAGCTGCAGTTGATGAAGGGTGTGGCAGAGAGGCTGAAGCAGTCTCATGACCCTACCTGGAACCATGAG GTACGTTTCTTTGACTTGCGACTCACTTTCCTGCTGACAGCCTTGAGAGTGGATGTCAGGGCACAGCTGGCCCAAGAGCTCCACGGCATTAGTATCCTAG GGAACCAGCTAGATGCCACGCTGGGTCTGTGTTGGCCGGACACCTTGGAGACATCCAGGGTTGGTTCAGAGGGCGTCCCACCTGAAGATCTACCTCCCCTCAGCCGCCAGCAGACAGAACGAGCCATGGAAATACTGAAAACGCTGTTCAATATTACATTTGACACAGCAAGACGCAAAGTCGACGAG gAGGACGCAGCAGAGTACAGACATTTGGGAGCCATTCTGAGACACTGTCTAATGAGCCATGCAGATGGAGAGGAACGTACTGAGGAGTTTCATAG CCATACAGTGAACCTGCTAGGTAacctccccctcccctgttTGGATGTCCTGTTGTTGCCCAAAGTCCAACAAGGCTCCATTGAGTACATGGGGGTCAACATGGACGCTGTTAACATGTTGCTGGAATTCATGGAAAAAAGACTTGATCGG GGTAATAAGCTGAAGGAGACCCTTCTCCCATCCCTCAACTTGTTGACTGAGAGTGCCCGGATCCATCGAGAGACCAGAAAGTTCCTCAGGTCGAAG GTCCTGCCCCCACTTCGTGATGTGAAGAACCGACCAGAGGTCGGCAACGCCCTGAGGAACAAACTAGTTCGCCTGATGACACACATCGACACAGATGTCAAGAACTGTGCGGCTGAATTCCTCTTTGTTCTATGCAAAGAAAGCG TTTCCAGGTTCATTAAGTACACTGGTTATGGTAATgctgctggcctgctggctGCCAGAGGACTGCTGAGGGGGGGCAGAGACTCCGGGATCTACTCTGAAGATGAAGACTCAGAGACCGAGGAGTACAGAGAGGCCAAGGCCCA tATAAACCCAGTAACAGGAGTTGTAGAAGAGGAGCAGCCTAACCCCATGGAGGGAAtgacagaggaacagaaagaaTATGAGGCCATGAAGCTGGTCAACATGTTTGACAAACTGTCAAG GAATAATGTGATCCAGCCAATGCAGCTTGGTATGGATGGCAAGATGAGGGAGATTAACCCAGAGGACTTGCATAAACTGACCCACAATCCCGCCGCCCAGCCCGAAAACCCACCACAACCAGACAGTGAAGACGAGGCTCAGTAA
- the ric8a gene encoding chaperone Ric-8A isoform X1 codes for MKMDLNAIIEQMETGDQDAALVALQTYNKEKNQCFTFSKEEESDREEGKLQERLGELVLGFLNKELQPSCQLACLETTRILSRDKHCVNPFITRSAMATLARYAGIMVHTDTPAPSQPEDGQGIGTSEGEEQGGESQETAKGVTEVVKEAPPPSENPDLEVIVEALKSICNILLHNETGQVVAAELQLMKGVAERLKQSHDPTWNHEVRFFDLRLTFLLTALRVDVRAQLAQELHGISILGNQLDATLGLCWPDTLETSRVGSEGVPPEDLPPLSRQQTERAMEILKTLFNITFDTARRKVDEEDAAEYRHLGAILRHCLMSHADGEERTEEFHSHTVNLLGNLPLPCLDVLLLPKVQQGSIEYMGVNMDAVNMLLEFMEKRLDRGNKLKETLLPSLNLLTESARIHRETRKFLRSKVLPPLRDVKNRPEVGNALRNKLVRLMTHIDTDVKNCAAEFLFVLCKESVSRFIKYTGYGNAAGLLAARGLLRGGRDSGIYSEDEDSETEEYREAKAHINPVTGVVEEEQPNPMEGMTEEQKEYEAMKLVNMFDKLSRNNVIQPMQLGMDGKMREINPEDLHKLTHNPAAQPENPPQPDSEDEAQ; via the exons CGTCTGGGGGAGTTAGTGCTTGGCTTCCTGAACAAGGAGTTGCAGCCTTCCTGTCAGCTGGCCTGTCTAGAAACCACTCGCATCCTCTCTCGAGACAAACACTGCGTGAATCCCTTCATCACCCGGTCTGCCATGGCCACCCTTGCCCGCTATGCTGGCATCATGGTTCATACTGACACACCCGCCCCCAGCCAGCCAGAGGATGGCCAAGGTATTGGAACATCAGAAG GTGAGgaacagggaggagagagccAGGAAACGGCAAAAGGAGTGACCGAAGTGGTGAAAGAAGCCCCACCTCCCTCAGAAAACCCTGACCTCGAAGTAATTGTAGAGGCTCTGAAATCCATCTGTAACATCCTGCTACACAATGAGACGGGGCAG GTGGTAGCGGCCGAGCTGCAGTTGATGAAGGGTGTGGCAGAGAGGCTGAAGCAGTCTCATGACCCTACCTGGAACCATGAG GTACGTTTCTTTGACTTGCGACTCACTTTCCTGCTGACAGCCTTGAGAGTGGATGTCAGGGCACAGCTGGCCCAAGAGCTCCACGGCATTAGTATCCTAG GGAACCAGCTAGATGCCACGCTGGGTCTGTGTTGGCCGGACACCTTGGAGACATCCAGGGTTGGTTCAGAGGGCGTCCCACCTGAAGATCTACCTCCCCTCAGCCGCCAGCAGACAGAACGAGCCATGGAAATACTGAAAACGCTGTTCAATATTACATTTGACACAGCAAGACGCAAAGTCGACGAG gAGGACGCAGCAGAGTACAGACATTTGGGAGCCATTCTGAGACACTGTCTAATGAGCCATGCAGATGGAGAGGAACGTACTGAGGAGTTTCATAG CCATACAGTGAACCTGCTAGGTAacctccccctcccctgttTGGATGTCCTGTTGTTGCCCAAAGTCCAACAAGGCTCCATTGAGTACATGGGGGTCAACATGGACGCTGTTAACATGTTGCTGGAATTCATGGAAAAAAGACTTGATCGG GGTAATAAGCTGAAGGAGACCCTTCTCCCATCCCTCAACTTGTTGACTGAGAGTGCCCGGATCCATCGAGAGACCAGAAAGTTCCTCAGGTCGAAG GTCCTGCCCCCACTTCGTGATGTGAAGAACCGACCAGAGGTCGGCAACGCCCTGAGGAACAAACTAGTTCGCCTGATGACACACATCGACACAGATGTCAAGAACTGTGCGGCTGAATTCCTCTTTGTTCTATGCAAAGAAAGCG TTTCCAGGTTCATTAAGTACACTGGTTATGGTAATgctgctggcctgctggctGCCAGAGGACTGCTGAGGGGGGGCAGAGACTCCGGGATCTACTCTGAAGATGAAGACTCAGAGACCGAGGAGTACAGAGAGGCCAAGGCCCA tATAAACCCAGTAACAGGAGTTGTAGAAGAGGAGCAGCCTAACCCCATGGAGGGAAtgacagaggaacagaaagaaTATGAGGCCATGAAGCTGGTCAACATGTTTGACAAACTGTCAAG GAATAATGTGATCCAGCCAATGCAGCTTGGTATGGATGGCAAGATGAGGGAGATTAACCCAGAGGACTTGCATAAACTGACCCACAATCCCGCCGCCCAGCCCGAAAACCCACCACAACCAGACAGTGAAGACGAGGCTCAGTAA
- the ric8a gene encoding chaperone Ric-8A isoform X2 gives MKMDLNAIIEQMETGDQDAALVALQTYNKEKNQCFTFSKEEESDREEGKLQERLGELVLGFLNKELQPSCQLACLETTRILSRDKHCVNPFITRSAMATLARYAGIMVHTDTPAPSQPEDGQGEEQGGESQETAKGVTEVVKEAPPPSENPDLEVIVEALKSICNILLHNETGQVVAAELQLMKGVAERLKQSHDPTWNHEVRFFDLRLTFLLTALRVDVRAQLAQELHGISILGNQLDATLGLCWPDTLETSRVGSEGVPPEDLPPLSRQQTERAMEILKTLFNITFDTARRKVDEEDAAEYRHLGAILRHCLMSHADGEERTEEFHSHTVNLLGNLPLPCLDVLLLPKVQQGSIEYMGVNMDAVNMLLEFMEKRLDRGNKLKETLLPSLNLLTESARIHRETRKFLRSKVLPPLRDVKNRPEVGNALRNKLVRLMTHIDTDVKNCAAEFLFVLCKESVSRFIKYTGYGNAAGLLAARGLLRGGRDSGIYSEDEDSETEEYREAKAHINPVTGVVEEEQPNPMEGMTEEQKEYEAMKLVNMFDKLSRNNVIQPMQLGMDGKMREINPEDLHKLTHNPAAQPENPPQPDSEDEAQ, from the exons CGTCTGGGGGAGTTAGTGCTTGGCTTCCTGAACAAGGAGTTGCAGCCTTCCTGTCAGCTGGCCTGTCTAGAAACCACTCGCATCCTCTCTCGAGACAAACACTGCGTGAATCCCTTCATCACCCGGTCTGCCATGGCCACCCTTGCCCGCTATGCTGGCATCATGGTTCATACTGACACACCCGCCCCCAGCCAGCCAGAGGATGGCCAAG GTGAGgaacagggaggagagagccAGGAAACGGCAAAAGGAGTGACCGAAGTGGTGAAAGAAGCCCCACCTCCCTCAGAAAACCCTGACCTCGAAGTAATTGTAGAGGCTCTGAAATCCATCTGTAACATCCTGCTACACAATGAGACGGGGCAG GTGGTAGCGGCCGAGCTGCAGTTGATGAAGGGTGTGGCAGAGAGGCTGAAGCAGTCTCATGACCCTACCTGGAACCATGAG GTACGTTTCTTTGACTTGCGACTCACTTTCCTGCTGACAGCCTTGAGAGTGGATGTCAGGGCACAGCTGGCCCAAGAGCTCCACGGCATTAGTATCCTAG GGAACCAGCTAGATGCCACGCTGGGTCTGTGTTGGCCGGACACCTTGGAGACATCCAGGGTTGGTTCAGAGGGCGTCCCACCTGAAGATCTACCTCCCCTCAGCCGCCAGCAGACAGAACGAGCCATGGAAATACTGAAAACGCTGTTCAATATTACATTTGACACAGCAAGACGCAAAGTCGACGAG gAGGACGCAGCAGAGTACAGACATTTGGGAGCCATTCTGAGACACTGTCTAATGAGCCATGCAGATGGAGAGGAACGTACTGAGGAGTTTCATAG CCATACAGTGAACCTGCTAGGTAacctccccctcccctgttTGGATGTCCTGTTGTTGCCCAAAGTCCAACAAGGCTCCATTGAGTACATGGGGGTCAACATGGACGCTGTTAACATGTTGCTGGAATTCATGGAAAAAAGACTTGATCGG GGTAATAAGCTGAAGGAGACCCTTCTCCCATCCCTCAACTTGTTGACTGAGAGTGCCCGGATCCATCGAGAGACCAGAAAGTTCCTCAGGTCGAAG GTCCTGCCCCCACTTCGTGATGTGAAGAACCGACCAGAGGTCGGCAACGCCCTGAGGAACAAACTAGTTCGCCTGATGACACACATCGACACAGATGTCAAGAACTGTGCGGCTGAATTCCTCTTTGTTCTATGCAAAGAAAGCG TTTCCAGGTTCATTAAGTACACTGGTTATGGTAATgctgctggcctgctggctGCCAGAGGACTGCTGAGGGGGGGCAGAGACTCCGGGATCTACTCTGAAGATGAAGACTCAGAGACCGAGGAGTACAGAGAGGCCAAGGCCCA tATAAACCCAGTAACAGGAGTTGTAGAAGAGGAGCAGCCTAACCCCATGGAGGGAAtgacagaggaacagaaagaaTATGAGGCCATGAAGCTGGTCAACATGTTTGACAAACTGTCAAG GAATAATGTGATCCAGCCAATGCAGCTTGGTATGGATGGCAAGATGAGGGAGATTAACCCAGAGGACTTGCATAAACTGACCCACAATCCCGCCGCCCAGCCCGAAAACCCACCACAACCAGACAGTGAAGACGAGGCTCAGTAA
- the cox8b gene encoding cytochrome c oxidase subunit 8B, whose translation MLTLAASRLLRSSLKTQLVQVANVSAKPAKHNVTAGEQAIAMTVMFVTILGPSGWVLAHLEDYKNKQ comes from the exons ATGCTCACACTGGCCGCCTCTCGTCTCCTGAGGAGCTCACTGAAGACTCAGCTGGTACAAGTGGCCAATGTTTCAGCCAAACCTGCCAAGCACAATGTCACAGCAGGG GAGCAGGCGATCGCCATGACAGTCATGTTTGTCACCATCCTGGGTCCATCTGGCTGGGTACTGGCCCACCTGGAGGACTACAAGAATAAAcagtag